A single Oryza brachyantha chromosome 8, ObraRS2, whole genome shotgun sequence DNA region contains:
- the LOC121055155 gene encoding G patch domain-containing protein 11, which produces MEPDGGGDDDDDYMGDLSHFLPPSPSSPSRSLGRRKQPPAAQAQARGQGQGQGQGKRAKGVPWQERRRRDRERKQREEDERTMAGLAEAIPESNVGFRLLKQMGYDPAAAGGGAAEPVGIEIRRSRAGLGAEPAVAVAPPPPPRQPSAEVAEGERRRVEEMAVELRARQSTQWRSRRVVRDYRKAEAALAQLENREVAPPPPEGEEKEKTAEEEEVITEEDLQNILAKLRGEHYYCLYCGCKYESAEALANECPGPNEDEH; this is translated from the exons ATGGagccggacggcggcggcgacgacgacgacgactacaTGGGGGACCTGTCCCACTTCCTCCCGCCGAGCCCTTCCTCCCCTTCGAGGAGCCTCGGGAGGAGGAAGCAACCaccggcggcgcaggcgcaggcgcgCGGGCAGGGGCAGGGGCAGGGGCAGGGGAAGCGCGCGAAGGGGGTGCCGTGGcaggagaggcggcggcgggaccgGGAGAGGAAGCAACGTGAGGAGGACGAGCGCACGATGGCCGGGCTCGCGGAGGCCATACCGGAGAGCAACGTGGGGTTCAGGCTGCTGAAGCAGATGGGGTACGACCCGGCggccgctggcggcggcgccgccgagccggtCGGCATCGAGATCCGCCGCTCCCGGGCCGGGCTTGGCGCTgaaccggcggtggcggtggctccgccgccgccgccgcggcagccgtcggcggaggtggcggagggggagaggaggcgggtgGAGGAGATGGCGGTTGAGCTGAGGGCGAGGCAGAGCACGCAGTGGAGGAGCCGGAGGGTGGTGCGGGACTACCGGAAGGCCGAGGCCGCGCTCGCGCAGCTGGAGAACCGGGAGgtggcgccgccaccgccggagggggaggagaaggagaagacagcagaggaagaggaagtgATCACTGAAGAG GATTTGCAAAACATATTGGCTAAGTTGCGCGGTGAACACTACTATTGCCTTTATTGTGGTTGCAAG TATGAATCAGCAGAAGCATTGGCAAATGAATGCCCTGGGCCAAATGAAGACGAACATTAA
- the LOC102716062 gene encoding squamosa promoter-binding-like protein 14, with amino-acid sequence MEIASGGGGGGAGGGSGGGGDDHHRQLHGLKFGKKIYFEDAGAAAAGEGGGSGSGDGGSGSASSGSASAPSSSKAAAAGGGRGGGGGRNKGKGVAAPAAPPPPPPRCQVEGCNADLSGIKNYYCRHKVCFMHSKAPRVVVAGLEQRFCQQCSRFHLLPEFDQGKRSCRRRLAGHNERRRRPQMPLASRYGRIAASLGEEHRRFRSFTLDFSYPRVPSSVRDAWTAIRPGDRVAGGIQWHGNLTHPHSSAVAGYGAHAYNSQGSSSSGPPVFSGPSLPPGGSFTGVGAATDSSCALSLLSTQPWDAATHRAAASHNRAAAMSTTASFDGNPVAPSAMASSYMAPSPWAGSRGHEGGGRSMPHQLPHEVSLDGVHPGPSHHAQFSGELELALQGNGPAPAPRIDPGSGSTFDQGSNTMDWSL; translated from the exons ATGGAGATagcgagcggaggaggaggcggaggcgccggaggagggagtggcggcggaggggacgaCCACCACCGCCAGCTGCATGGGCTCAAGTTCGGCAAGAAGATCTACTTCGAggacgccggcgcggcggcggcgggggagggaggcggcagcggcagcggtgACGGTGGCAGTGGCAGTGCCAGCAGTGGCAGCGCgagcgcgccgtcgtcgtccaaggcggcggcggcgggtggtggccgcggcggcggagggggcagGAACAAGGGGAAGGGCGTGGccgctccggcggcgccgccgccgcccccgccccgctGCCAGGTGGAGGGCTGCAACGCGGATCTGAGCGGGATCAAGAACTACTACTGCCGCCACAAGGTGTGCTTCATGCACTCCAAGGCCccccgcgtcgtcgtcgccggcctcgAGCAGCGCTTCTGCCAGCAGTGCAGCAG GTTCCACCTTTTGCCTGAATTTGACCAAGGAAAACGCAGCTGCCGCAGACGCCTTGCAGGTCACAATGAGCGCCGGAGGAGGCCACAGATGCCTCTGGCATCACGCTATGGTCGGATTGCTGCATCACTCGGTG AAGAGCATCGCAGGTTCAGAAGCTTTACGTTGGATTTCTCATACCCAAGGGTTCCAAGCAGTGTAAGGGATGCATGGACAGCAATTCGACCAGGCGATCGGGTTGCTGGTGGTATCCAGTGGCATGGGAACCTAACTCATCCTCACTCCAGTGCAGTTGCAGGATATGGCGCCCATGCATACAACAGCCAAGGCAGCTCTTCGTCAGGGCCACCGGTGTTCTCTGGCCCAAGTCTCCCTCCAGGTGGATCTTTCACAGGGGTCGGCGCTGCGACCGACTCGAGCTgtgctctctctcttctgTCAACTCAGCCATGGGATGCTGCTACCCACCGTGCCGCTGCCAGCCATAACCGTGCTGCCGCCATGTCCACTACTGCCAGCTTTGATGGCAACCCGGTGGCACCCTCCGCCATGGCCAGTAGCTACATGGCGCCTAGCCCCTGGGCAGGCTCTCGGGGCCATGAAGGCGGTGGTCGGAGCATGCCGCACCAGCTACCACATGAGGTCTCGCTTGATGGAGTGCACCCTGGCCCTAGCCATCATGCCCAGTTCTCCGGTGAGCTCGAGCTTGCTCTGCAGGGGAACGGCCCAGCCCCGGCACCGCGCATCGATCCTGGCTCTGGCAGCACCTTCGATCAAGGCAGCAACACAATGGACTGGTCTCTGTAG